The sequence CACCCGCCAAGTTACTGAAACGCATGTCCGCCTTAATCTCTTTGTTCTGAGCGCTTTCCGCTTTCAGATCCGGATTAGGCTCGAAGGTGTTACACACAAAGCCAGGAATACAGAAGTGGGTACCGGTCGAATACATTTCCTCTATGCTCGGCGCTCTAAAGGCTTCATCGTATCTGGCACTCAGAGTCAGCCAGTTTGTGGTTTTCCAAACGAGACCCAGCGAAGGCGATAATGCATTATCGTCTGATGACTCACCTAAGTTAATACTCTCATTTTCGAAGGTGTCGTAGCGCGCCGCGACTTCCAAAGCTAGAGTCTCGGTAAGTCCTATATCAGCCTTAGCGAAAGCGCCCCAAACTGTGGTCTTGCCATCGATATCATCGGGGCGTTCCCCCGTTTGCTCCGGGTCGTCACGTACAGTCTTAATCTTGTCCTGATAGCCATCGATGCCGTATGTCAGGGTTGTGCCGCCAAAAATAGAGCTGTTATTAACACTAAAACCTAAGGTTTCATATTCGGTGCTATCCACCTGACCCATTGTGACCCTGTCTTCATCATAATCTGTACCGTTCCAGTAAAGAGTGGTCTTCAGATCTAGATAGTCATTCTTAGTCGGGTTTAAGCTGTAATCTAAGGTGAAGTTTTTATCTTTAGTCTTACGCTGAATCAGAGGAACTGAGCTACCAACTTCTGCTGCTGGGTTACTTGGTACCAATTCATCGGTATCGGAGAAACGACCCGAGAATTGCAGGCGCTGATCGTCCGTCGGCTCCCAGCCAAACTTTATTAAGCCACTGCTTCTTTGTGCTCCGCTGTTTGCCAGGGTTTGGTCGTTGCCTATCTTGATATTATTGCTGTCGTTGTAGCTACCGTTGATCAACCAGTCAAATTTATCGGCGACACCATAAATCGCGCCACTGGTCTTAATTTTATCACCGTTAGACTCAAAGCCCTGCTTAAGGTAGCCACCAAATGTGTCTCCCTCATCTAACATATCTTTAGCCGATTTAGTGTTCTGTGCGACCACACCACCGATTGCCCCACTTCCCCATAGGCTACTCGCCGGGCCACGTACCACTTCAACAGATTTAAGTAACTCCGGATCCATGAAATAAGTACCACGGTGACCTGAGTTCGCGTTTTGACGTGCACCATCTATGGTTTGCAGCACACGTTGGCCGCTCATGCCACGGATCTCAACACCTTGAGATGAGGCACGAGGGCCATTTGAAACATTAATATTGGCTTCGTTTTTCAGCGCTTGGGCAACCGATGCTGGTTGTCGCTCCTGCAGCTCCTCTTCATCAATAACGGCAACACTTCGGCTTGTATCCGATGCCTTTTCACTGATACGGGTAGCGGTAACCAACACTTCATCAAACTCAGCAACAGACTCTGCTTGTTGAGCAAAAGTCTTAGCTGATATGGCCGTAGAACTCAGTGCTATCGCCATAGCTATCACTAACGGCTTTTTTGTCATCGATCATTTCCTCAGGTCTTATTATTAATCTATTTCCAGCCCAAACCACCAACAGGATCTAAAGTATCGATCGTTAGCAGCTCAAAGTTTCAACAGTTTCAATGGGTATTTTTGGCACTTTACATGAGTAGAAGATTTAGATCAAATAGAAATCATTATCATTTGCGATCTCATTTATATTCGTATATCTTGTATGGGTAATATGGATTTACGTTAAGAGTTCAGGATTTAAAATTCTTTATCAACAGTTAGTTACACACGGTTAACAGGGTGACAACAGAGAGGAACTCATTGCCCCTAAGAGAAAGAGAAGCGTAAAGACAATGACACCTAAACGATATTTGGCATTCGGCTGCATCACCTTATTGATTCAGGGTGGGCTTATTGCTGCCCAGGATATACTGCCGAATGATATCGAAAAGTTCCAGATGAACACTGGCAGCGCCATGGGTCAAACTCAGGCGGTAAATATATCGATCGCAATGCGCTCCAGTGTCGAAGTAGAGGCTACACCGCAAAAAGAGAGCGAGCCAGAGAAAGAAATAGCGAAAGTTCAGAAACCAGTCCCCGTAGCTAAGCCCATCGAAACCGTCGCGAAACCAATATCTAAACCAATGGCCAAATCGAAGCCAAAGCCCTGCGAGCTTGCTAAATCAAATACTAAGAAGCAGGTTAAAGAGACTGCTCAAGAACCGATTAAAGAGACAGACAAGAAACCTGAACTCACAGCTCGAACCAATGTTCCTGTACAGACACAATCACAGAATCAAGCCGAAGTAACCGCCAAGCAAGGCGTCAGTCAAGCAGCCATGACTCTGAGTAGACCGACATTTTCATCTCCACCAGCCCAACCTAGATACCCTAAGCTAGCCCGTAAACGAGGCTTCGAAGGCACGGCAACAATAGAGGTGATGTTTAATCATATTGGCGAGCAGTTATCACTCACGCTCATTAATAGCTCAGGGTTTTCATTACTCGACAAAGCGGCAATCACTGCGGTTGAGCAGTGGCAATTTACCCCGCCTTCACCGCAAACAGCCTTCGCCTATACGGTTAAAGTACCGGTCAAGTTTGCCCTTAATTAACATTTAATTTTTCCTGAGAACGAAATGTGTCAACCAGCTTCAGCCAGTTAGGCCACTCCAATGAGTGATAGGTTTTCACCAATGCGTTTTCAACAATAAGGACCTCAGATGTCTGTTACTTTGTTTACCTCTTTAAACGAACAGCTTGGCCCCCTCACCTGGCCTATGTTGATCTGTGCTTTTATCGCCCTAATGATCATCTTAGAACGACTCGCATTGGTAATGTTCGAATTACCTAAACGCGATACCTGGTTAAGCGAACTTCGCAAACAGACCAGAACAGCTAACCCGGAACAACTCAAAAGCTTGATAACCCAGTTGAGTACTGGACGAAGCGTGTTGTCTAAAGGTACACACCTGCTGCTAACCCACGCAGGTCAAAACCGTGCCATGCGAGAGGAGATCATCAATCTTTGGTTAACTAAACAGAAGCAAAAGTTGAGAGCCGGCCTTAAGGTGTTACAAGTGATCGGCATTATCACCCCGCTATTAGGCCTATTGGGTACTGTACTAGGGTTAATCGAGATGTTTAATCAACTCGGCGCTTCCGATG is a genomic window of Shewanella psychrophila containing:
- a CDS encoding energy transducer TonB; this encodes MTPKRYLAFGCITLLIQGGLIAAQDILPNDIEKFQMNTGSAMGQTQAVNISIAMRSSVEVEATPQKESEPEKEIAKVQKPVPVAKPIETVAKPISKPMAKSKPKPCELAKSNTKKQVKETAQEPIKETDKKPELTARTNVPVQTQSQNQAEVTAKQGVSQAAMTLSRPTFSSPPAQPRYPKLARKRGFEGTATIEVMFNHIGEQLSLTLINSSGFSLLDKAAITAVEQWQFTPPSPQTAFAYTVKVPVKFALN
- a CDS encoding TonB-dependent hemoglobin/transferrin/lactoferrin family receptor; translation: MTKKPLVIAMAIALSSTAISAKTFAQQAESVAEFDEVLVTATRISEKASDTSRSVAVIDEEELQERQPASVAQALKNEANINVSNGPRASSQGVEIRGMSGQRVLQTIDGARQNANSGHRGTYFMDPELLKSVEVVRGPASSLWGSGAIGGVVAQNTKSAKDMLDEGDTFGGYLKQGFESNGDKIKTSGAIYGVADKFDWLINGSYNDSNNIKIGNDQTLANSGAQRSSGLIKFGWEPTDDQRLQFSGRFSDTDELVPSNPAAEVGSSVPLIQRKTKDKNFTLDYSLNPTKNDYLDLKTTLYWNGTDYDEDRVTMGQVDSTEYETLGFSVNNSSIFGGTTLTYGIDGYQDKIKTVRDDPEQTGERPDDIDGKTTVWGAFAKADIGLTETLALEVAARYDTFENESINLGESSDDNALSPSLGLVWKTTNWLTLSARYDEAFRAPSIEEMYSTGTHFCIPGFVCNTFEPNPDLKAESAQNKEIKADMRFSNLAGDDELAITLNVFRNDVDDFIEQYVSDITFENGSPKMTTSWDNVDEAKLTGFEFSTRYRYEQTRLMLNYGQTEGKNKNSGEYLTNIPAKKFVADLSQGVMQGDLKFGTRITYVADQDQTSGSYDDVYDSYKLWDVYVAWEPAMGSLEGLRVDFAIENIGDEEYRQAWQNLYEQGRNFKLSARYNF
- a CDS encoding MotA/TolQ/ExbB proton channel family protein — its product is MSVTLFTSLNEQLGPLTWPMLICAFIALMIILERLALVMFELPKRDTWLSELRKQTRTANPEQLKSLITQLSTGRSVLSKGTHLLLTHAGQNRAMREEIINLWLTKQKQKLRAGLKVLQVIGIITPLLGLLGTVLGLIEMFNQLGASDGPVTPSQLASGLGLAMNTTAAGLIIAVPAITMAHLFGIWADQRCSKIAHALNQINLWLEGLEQAMTLGNDSQTSAFSAQTNKVQTRMSQSKKAQAADAQVKTQANEALANNAQVSI